One Alistipes sp. ZOR0009 genomic region harbors:
- a CDS encoding beta-ketoacyl synthase chain length factor, with protein sequence MALYINSASSYHAELDFKTLIPDANMRRRMSYVVKMGVGTAMDCIGRASVERIDAIITATGLGCLADSEKFLKSIQDNNEQLLNPTPFIQSTFNTIGGQVALLTKSHCYNMTYSHRFSSFESALLDALMMAEEGGAEHILVGAADEKTPTQLKIMERLGAYRNGNTPDEGAYFFMLGLAPATECLGVIEGLYLAGQAPVGEFDITINAGKSYHTASAAAMFKATEAIKDGAKRVLVVNDEFKIALRCM encoded by the coding sequence ATGGCTCTTTACATCAATAGCGCAAGCTCCTACCATGCGGAGTTAGACTTCAAAACGCTGATTCCTGACGCCAACATGCGCCGTAGGATGAGCTACGTTGTAAAGATGGGGGTAGGAACGGCAATGGACTGCATCGGTAGGGCATCGGTAGAACGTATTGATGCCATTATTACAGCCACTGGATTGGGGTGCTTGGCCGATAGCGAGAAGTTTCTAAAGTCGATTCAGGATAACAACGAGCAGCTGCTCAACCCAACGCCATTCATCCAATCTACCTTTAATACTATTGGCGGACAGGTTGCTCTTCTAACCAAAAGCCACTGCTACAACATGACCTACTCTCACCGCTTTTCGAGCTTCGAGAGCGCCCTGTTGGATGCGCTGATGATGGCCGAAGAGGGAGGTGCTGAGCATATTCTAGTGGGGGCTGCCGACGAGAAGACACCAACGCAGCTCAAGATAATGGAGCGCTTGGGTGCTTACCGCAACGGAAATACCCCAGACGAAGGAGCCTACTTCTTTATGCTAGGTTTGGCTCCTGCAACGGAGTGCCTAGGTGTCATAGAGGGGCTATATCTGGCAGGACAGGCCCCTGTAGGGGAGTTTGATATTACGATAAATGCAGGTAAGAGCTACCACACTGCTTCGGCGGCTGCCATGTTTAAGGCTACAGAAGCCATTAAGGATGGTGCTAAGCGGGTGTTGGTGGTTAACGACGAATTTAAAATAGCCTTAAGATGTATGTAG
- a CDS encoding polysaccharide deacetylase family protein: protein MYVAILIVGLLLLAVYASVSISSGVYLKAFCRAKDGGRAIALTFDDGPDPTWTPKVLEVLRRYNVKATFFCIGDKVDRHPLLAKQLVDEGHLIGNHTYHHASFFPLLSQKKMVAELQRCDEAIGKVTGELVTLFRPPFGVTNPTVGAAVRKQAYKVIGWSIRSFDTVKSEREVVLRRILKKAHAGGVILMHDNLEGSDWLVEQVILGLHAQGYEIKRIDELFEI, encoded by the coding sequence ATGTATGTAGCCATTCTTATTGTCGGTCTTTTGCTCCTAGCGGTATATGCCTCGGTAAGCATCTCTTCCGGAGTATACCTTAAGGCTTTCTGTAGGGCAAAAGATGGCGGTAGGGCTATTGCGCTTACCTTTGATGATGGTCCCGATCCTACTTGGACACCTAAGGTGCTGGAGGTTCTTAGGCGCTACAACGTCAAGGCTACTTTTTTCTGTATAGGTGATAAGGTGGATAGACATCCCCTGCTGGCTAAGCAGCTGGTAGACGAAGGGCACCTTATTGGTAACCACACCTACCATCACGCCTCTTTCTTTCCTCTGCTAAGCCAAAAGAAGATGGTTGCTGAACTGCAACGGTGTGATGAGGCTATAGGAAAAGTTACAGGAGAGTTGGTAACGCTATTCCGACCTCCATTTGGGGTAACCAACCCTACTGTTGGTGCTGCAGTGCGAAAGCAGGCGTACAAGGTTATTGGATGGAGCATCCGATCGTTTGATACGGTTAAGTCGGAACGGGAGGTGGTGCTCCGTAGGATTTTAAAAAAGGCACATGCAGGTGGCGTTATTTTGATGCACGATAACCTCGAAGGCAGCGATTGGCTGGTGGAGCAGGTTATTCTCGGACTGCATGCTCAGGGATACGAGATAAAACGAATAGACGAACTTTTTGAAATATAG
- a CDS encoding LolA family protein gives MKFKLLALMLLCTTAAFAQNYGSKIDPSRGFSERLKSASDRTQSISCDFEQAKYMSVLAKTNKSKGKFFYKKSQKICLEYTNPQGNLIVMNGEKFKIQANGKATVVKMNANPMMRQMGSMLTACMTGNLSLFGNQSVSEYYETSSHYTVVITPTNRRVKSYLKQIVLRFDKDDMTLSSMRMNENDTDYTLYEFSDKRINANVDDDKFKI, from the coding sequence ATGAAATTTAAGCTACTCGCATTGATGTTGCTATGTACAACAGCCGCTTTTGCCCAAAACTATGGCAGTAAGATAGACCCTTCGCGCGGTTTCAGCGAGCGCCTAAAGAGTGCAAGCGACCGAACGCAATCTATCTCCTGCGACTTTGAGCAGGCTAAGTACATGTCTGTATTGGCCAAAACCAATAAATCGAAAGGAAAGTTCTTCTACAAAAAGAGCCAAAAGATATGCCTTGAGTATACCAACCCACAGGGCAACCTCATTGTCATGAATGGGGAGAAGTTCAAGATTCAAGCCAACGGAAAGGCCACCGTAGTAAAGATGAACGCAAACCCAATGATGCGCCAAATGGGGAGCATGCTAACGGCCTGCATGACCGGAAACCTAAGCCTATTTGGTAACCAGTCGGTCTCGGAGTACTACGAAACATCATCGCACTACACCGTTGTAATAACGCCTACCAACCGTAGGGTAAAGAGCTACCTAAAGCAGATAGTTCTTCGATTTGATAAGGATGATATGACCTTATCCTCCATGCGTATGAACGAGAATGATACCGACTACACGCTATACGAGTTCAGCGATAAGCGGATTAACGCCAACGTTGACGACGATAAATTTAAGATCTAG
- a CDS encoding DUF2062 domain-containing protein: MIDCKDRLKDLGVVVVIPTYNNHATLLGVIDEVACYSNDIIVVNDGSTDGTADILATKQGITLISYAKNRGKGHALKVGLRRAAQLGYRYAITIDSDGQHYPDDIPLFIDQIEKTPDALIVGARNLTADNMPGKNTFANKFSNFWFKVETGKTMQDTQSGYRLYPLKKIAGMRFVTPRYEFELEIIVRCAWKRIPVINIPIKVFYPSEEERVSHFRPLRDFTRISILNTFLVIIALLYYYPVSFFRALTKENIRQFIRDHITHSKESNLRITLSVGLGIFFGIVPLWGWQMISAGLTAHLLRLNKVIAVAVSNISIPPMIPFILYGSLAMGGLALDKPTLLPLSSISIESISGCMYQYIVGSVILAVVASVVLGTITFVMLNFFRRNPL, from the coding sequence ATGATCGATTGTAAAGATAGGCTGAAAGATTTAGGCGTTGTGGTGGTAATACCTACCTACAATAACCACGCTACGCTATTGGGGGTAATTGACGAGGTAGCCTGCTACTCCAACGATATAATTGTAGTAAACGATGGCTCTACCGATGGTACGGCCGATATCCTTGCCACCAAGCAGGGCATAACCCTGATATCGTATGCCAAGAATAGAGGCAAGGGGCATGCGCTTAAGGTAGGCTTACGTAGGGCGGCACAGTTGGGCTACCGCTACGCCATTACCATCGACTCCGATGGCCAGCACTATCCCGACGATATTCCTCTATTTATCGATCAGATAGAGAAGACTCCAGATGCTCTTATTGTTGGTGCTCGCAACCTTACAGCCGACAACATGCCGGGGAAAAACACCTTCGCCAATAAGTTCTCTAACTTTTGGTTTAAGGTCGAAACGGGGAAAACCATGCAGGATACCCAGTCGGGCTACCGGCTTTACCCCTTGAAGAAGATTGCGGGGATGCGCTTTGTTACCCCCCGATATGAGTTTGAGCTGGAGATTATTGTTCGCTGCGCCTGGAAGAGAATACCCGTTATAAATATCCCCATAAAGGTGTTCTACCCCAGTGAGGAGGAGCGGGTTTCCCACTTCCGTCCTTTACGCGACTTTACCCGTATAAGCATACTGAATACCTTTTTGGTTATTATTGCCCTGCTATACTACTACCCAGTTAGCTTCTTTAGGGCATTAACCAAGGAGAATATAAGGCAATTCATCCGCGATCATATAACGCACTCTAAGGAGTCTAACCTTCGGATAACCCTATCGGTTGGGTTGGGTATCTTCTTTGGTATTGTTCCCTTATGGGGGTGGCAGATGATATCGGCAGGTCTTACCGCCCACCTGTTGAGGCTTAACAAGGTTATTGCCGTTGCCGTATCCAACATCAGCATTCCGCCTATGATTCCATTCATACTTTATGGTAGCTTGGCAATGGGAGGTTTGGCGCTCGATAAGCCAACGCTGCTTCCCCTATCATCCATCAGCATCGAATCAATATCGGGTTGCATGTATCAGTATATCGTCGGAAGTGTGATACTGGCCGTTGTTGCCAGCGTTGTTCTCGGAACGATAACCTTTGTGATGCTCAACTTTTTTAGACGTAACCCACTTTAG